In Poecilia reticulata strain Guanapo linkage group LG1, Guppy_female_1.0+MT, whole genome shotgun sequence, one genomic interval encodes:
- the eif4a3 gene encoding eukaryotic initiation factor 4A-III, producing MAAAGVQARKRLLKEEDMTKVEFETSEEVDVTPTFDTMGLREDLLRGIYAYGFEKPSAIQQRAIKQIIKGRDVIAQSQSGTGKTATFCISVLQCLDIQVRETQALILAPTRELAGQIQKVLLALGDYMNVQCHSCIGGTNVGEDIRKLDYGQHVVAGTPGRVFDMIRRRSLRTRAIKMLVLDEADEMLNKGFKEQIYDVYRYLPPATQVVLISATLPHEILEMTNKFMTDPIRILVKRDELTLEGIKQFFVAVEREEWKFDTLCDLYDTLTITQAVIFCNTKRKVDWLTEKMREANFTVSSMHGDMPQKERESIMKEFRSGASRVLISTDVWARGLDVPQVSLIINYDLPNNRELYIHRIGRSGRYGRKGVAINFVKNDDIRILRDIEQYYSTQIDEMPMNVADLI from the exons ATGGCTGCTGCCGGGGTACAGGCAAGGAAGAGGCTCCTAAAGGAGGAGGACATGACCAAGGTGGAGTTTGAGACCAGCGAGGAGGTGGATGTTACCCCCACCTTCGACACGATGGGTCTCCGGGAGGACCTGCTCCGCGGGATATACGCCTACG GCTTCGAGAAGCCGTCGGCCATCCAGCAGAGAGCCATCAAGCAGATTATCAAAGGCCGTGATGTCATCGCTCA GTCTCAGTCTGGGACGGGGAAAACCGCCACCTTCTGCATCTCTGTGCTGCAGTGTTTGGACATCCAG GTGAGGGAGACCCAAGCTCTGATTCTGGCTCCGACTCGGGAGCTGGCGGGACAGATCCAGAAG GTGCTGCTGGCGCTGGGCGACTACATGAACGTCCAGTGCCACTCCTGCATCGGCGGCACCAACGTGGGCGAGGACATCAGGAAGCTGGACTACGGGCAGCACGTGGTGGCCGGAACGCCGGGACGCGTCTTCG ACATGATCCGGCGCCGCAGCTTGAGAACCCGAGCCATCAAGATGCTAGTTTTGGATGAAGCCGACGAGATGCTGAACAAAG GGTTCAAGGAGCAGATCTACGATGTGTACCGCTACCTGCCTCCTGCCACCCAGGTGGTTCTGATCAGCGCCACGCTGCCTCATGAGATCCTGGAGATGACCAACAAGTTCATGACCGACCCGATTCGGATCCTGGTCAAGCG TGATGAGCTGACCCTGGAGGGCATCAAGCAGTTCTTCGTCGCCGTGGAGAGAGAGGAGTGGAAGTTTGACACCCTGTGTGACCTTTACGACACGCTGACCATCACACAGGCCGTCATCTTCTGCAACACCAAGAGGAAG GTGGACTGGCTGACGGAGAAGATGAGGGAGGCGAACTTCACCGTGTCGTCGATGCACGGAGACATGccgcagaaagagagagagtccATCATGAAGGAGTTCAGGTCCGGCGCCAG CCGGGTCCTGATCTCCACAGACGTGTGGGCGCGCGGTCTGGACGTCCCCCAGGTGTCGCTAATCATCAACTACGACCTGCCCAACAACCGAGAGCTCTACATCCACAG GATTGGCCGGTCAGGCCGATACGGCAGGAAGGGCGTGGCCATCAACTTTGTGAAAAACGACGACATCCGGATCCTGCGGGACATCGAGCAGTACTACTCGACCCAGATCGACGAGATGCCCATGAATG TGGCGGACCTGATCTGA
- the soul4 gene encoding heme-binding protein soul4 — translation MALISLDDLEGLDDEQLDDDITDNVEPMGDEDGLLSHWQAVASTHQVSVPTEMTGPIQEMTRNRQQREPLSFVLIARHEKMGEVLYEERRYPAGFWVSARRSEDLYEQSISLAFMKLMRFICKENSAGRYLGMTVPVVSSVQVMEDGETFEKNVETAFFLPSEFQSSAPRSIDPDISVTYREPIRVIARTFYGTTTEQTVGWQIRVLRELLDPGDPGVHGDRYIVAVYDNPGAPQRRNEIWFIRREP, via the exons ATGGCTTTGATCTCACTGGATGACCTGGAGGGATTGGACGACGAGCAGCTGGACGATGACATCACCGACAACGTCGAGCCAATGGGGGACGAGGACGGCCTGCTGAGCCACTGGCAGGCGGTGGCCAGCACCCACCAGGTGTCCGTTCCTACAG AAATGACCGGGCCGATCCAGGAAATGACCCGGAACCGCCAGCAGAGGGAGCCGCTGTCCTTCGTCCTGATCGCCCGCCATGAGAAG ATGGGCGAGGTTCTGTACGAGGAGCGGCGGTACCCGGCCGGGTTCTGGGTCAGCGCGCGGCGCAGCGAGGATCTGTACGAACAGAGCATCTCCCTCGCCTTCATGAAGCTGATGCGCTTCATCTGCAAGGAGAACTCTGCAG GGCGCTACTTGGGCATGACCGTACCTGTGGTCAGCAGCGTCCAGGTGATGGAGGACGGCGAGACGTTTGAGAAGAATGTGGAGACGGCCTTCTTCCTTCCCTCAGAGTTCCAGAGTAGCGCGCCGCGCTCCATCGACCCAGACATCAGCGTCACCTACCGGGAGCCAATCAGAGTGATTGCAAG GACGTTTTACGGGACGACCACGGAGCAGACGGTGGGCTGGCAGATACGCGTCCTGCGGGAGCTGCTCGACCCCGGTGACCCCGGTGTCCATGGCGACCGCTACATAGTCGCTGTGTACGACAATCCTGGAGCGCCGCAGCGCCGCAACGAGATCTGGTTCATCCGCAGAGAGCCGTAG